In Zingiber officinale cultivar Zhangliang chromosome 1A, Zo_v1.1, whole genome shotgun sequence, the DNA window GATCAaacaacacaagaatcattagatgtgattctcttgtgtagaagagaattctaataaagcttcggccgttttgtggagtaggcaagtcgccgaaccacggtaactctttttctttctcttcttcttctccttcctggtgcttgctctcttttgtgcgtctttgtcttgttgttccgcgcgatctcttttctctcttcctcttcttccgcggttcagaaaggttgagaggtattgccctctctttacacaacaattggtatcagagctccaggtttttggcagatttcttcaatatgtcggggacgacttctgcgaagtttgatatggtgaagtttgacggaaccggaaactttggattatggcagagaagggtcaaggacttgttggtgcaacaaggcatggtgaaggcgctaggagaaagaaaaccggaaagcatggagaaatcagattgggaagaacttcaggcgaagaCAACAATCGactttgtcttacggatgacgtgatgtaccatgtcatggacgaggagtcaccggtgatagtttggcaaaagctggaaagccggtacatgtcaaaatcattgacaaacaagctgtatctcaagcagaaattattcgggctgaagatgacagaaggaaccgatctgagccagcacattaacgtattcaaccagattgtaagtgatctgaagcggattgatgtgaagatcgaagacgaagacaaggcgctgatgttgttgaattctctaccttcatctcctacgtacgagaatttggttactactttgatgtggggtaaggaaactctcaaattggaggagatcacaagtgcgttgctaggttttcaccaaagaaagaaaacaagcgatgaaatttctcaaggagaaggacttgtggtaaatagcaaccaagagcgtggtaggagcaaatctcgacatggatatgacaacaacaacaagactcgttctaagtcgagaaggaagaaggtgatcacgtgctacaaatgtggaggtaaaggtcatatcaagagaaattgtctagagataaagaaatatgttgcagagaacaaaagtagttcggcaaagtctgcaaacatagttgaagaagaaaattcagaaagcggtgatagagatatgctatcagttatgtcaagttcggagcagctgacggatgcatggattttagactctgcatgttcatatcacatgactccaaacaaggattggtttgacacctatagggcagtggattctggttcagtgttgatgggaaacgatgcatcatgcaaggttatcggcatagggaatgtcagaatcaagatgtttgatggtgtgatcagaactttatgtgatgtcatatatataccagagctaaggaagaacttgatctcactaggcacactggatggtattagttgtaattacaaatcagtgagcggggtgatgaaagtcagcaagggagctctgacggtaatgaaaggacaaaaggtagcaagaaacatctacaagttgatagggactacagttgtaggtggagtcacctcggtggagtctgaatcagatagtactgtcttgtggcatatgcggctagggcatatgggtgaacgtgggatgctagaacttcacaagagagatttgttgaagggtgtcaaaacgtgcaagcttgaattctgcaaattctgtgttcttgggaaacagagcaaagtgtaatttaagacggcaacaaacaagacggaggggattctggactacgtacatacggatctctggggaccggccagtgtagcatcacgtggagggcacttgtattttgtgagttttactgatgatttctcacgaaaggtatgggtatactttatgcgtcacaagtcagaaacttttgcaaagtttaaattgtggaaaactgaagtagagaaccagaccggaaggaagatcaaatgccttaggtcagataatgggactgagtacacagattcaaagtttcaggaattctgtgagcagcatgggataatgaggcacttctcggttcgcaggacacctcagcagaatggggtagtggaaaggttgaacaggacaatcattgagaaggcaagatgtctcaggctgaatgcagggcttgcaaagaatttctgggcggaagcagttaacatgacatgttatctcattaatagatcaccaagggcagcactagaaggcaaagtatcagagaaagtatggacagggaatcaagtagaatactctcatcttcgagtttttggatgtccagcctatatgcacatatctagtgaggaaagatcaaagctggatgcaaagtcaaagcaaTAAATTTTTTTGGgttatcagaaaggagttaaaggcttcaagctttgggatcctaaggcaaacaaggtggtgatcaacagagatgtggtgtttgacgagaaagctatgttacaacgtactcaggaagaaggaaaggaaacaccacaaagcaacaaagagaaagatattgtgcaggtggagctagagactcatgacttcgatgattctagctcagagcacatggagcatcgcactatagctagtggtagaacgagacgagtcgtaaaaccacccactagatacggattcgaagacttggtatcttatgcacttaccactagtagcggagaccctacatcttttcaggaggcaatacatagctctgaaaaggacaggtggacgggtgaggagatggagtcgttgcataagaaccaaacgtgggatctagtggaacttcctcaaggagagaaagctatagggtgcaagtggatattcaagaagaaagaagcaatgtcagagggagaagaagtgaagtttaaggctcggttggtagcaaaggggtattcacaaagaaaggggattgactatgaagaaattttctctccagtggtaagacatacgtcaattagagcggtattggctttggtggcacatcacgatttgtatttggagcaaatggatgtgaagacgacatttcttcatgaaaatttggaggagcaaatttttatgtcacaacctgagggatttagtcagtccggacaagagcagttggtttgtaagttgaagaaatcgctctatggactgaaacaatctcctaggcaatggtacaaacgttttgattcatacatgattcaaaacggatataggagatgcgagtatgactgctgcatatatgtgaagggccttgaagatgaatcactgattttcttactactatacgtagatgacatgctcattattgtgaagaagatgagagaggttgacaaattgaagaggctactgagcaaggaatttgacatgaaagatttgggagaggccaagaagattcttgggatggagattcacaggaatagagttgtagggagattatggttgtctcaacgtagctatgtggagaaggtgttggataggttcaacatgaagaatgcaaagtcggtgagcacacccctggcgcatcacttcaagttatccagtacacagtgtccaaagacggatgacgagatccaagagatgtcaaaggttccttatgccagtgcagttggttgtctgatgtatgtcatggtttgcacgagaccagatttggcgcaagcagttagtatggtaagcaagtttctctcaaatcctggtcgaccacattgggatgcagtgaaatggattttcagatacttgagaaatacaactaattatggcatcatgttcagtagacaaccggaagatcctttagttgctgggtacgtagatgcagactatgcaggagatttagataacaggaggtctactacaggatacgtattcactgtggcaggaggacctatttgttggaaatctatgatacaatctattgttgcattgtctactacggaatccgaatacatggcagcagctgaagcagcgaaggaagctttatggcttacagggttggtcagagaactgggtgttcagcaaggtggagtcaagttgttatgcgatagtcagagtgctatctatttggcgaagaatcaggtgtatcatgcgagaaccaaacacattgatgtgaggtttcacaagatcagagagttgattgcttccggggaaattcaacttgagaaggttcacactgcagacaatgctgcagatatgctgacaaagccagtgaccacagagaagtttaagcattgcttgaacttgatccatatctctagatgctagaggaaggaaggccagacccagagatccagatggagttttgtccagatattcgtattcttcgaaggggtgaatattcatcaaggtggagattgttgacgagtggctcatatttggatgaagggatgtcatggaagaaaaatctgttaagatttttcgtaataaaattctgttaagattttatataacagaattttgttatgtttttcataacaaattctgttacgtttttaccgggtctgggggtttagcagtatttatagagatcattgtaaacccattgaagatcagacaacacaagaatcattagatgtgattctcttgtgtagaagagaattctaataaagtttcggccgttttgtggagtaggcaagtcgccgaaccacggtaactctttttctttctcttcttcttctccttcctggtgcttgctctcttttgtgcgtctttgtcttgttgttccgcgcgatctcttttctctcttcctcttcttccgcggttcagaaaggttgagaggtattgccctctctttgcacaacaGACTCCATTAAGAGGCTTCAGAATCTTCTCGATCAAAGGGATTTCGGATGTGCAACAGATGCCTAGCACGTCGAAGTAGCTCTTGTGGTACTTCGCTTCATTGATTTTCTTATCTTTGCATTGTTCTTCGCCCATTTTTTTCCCTTCTCTAAGCGCACACCCTgcaagaaatgaaaaaaaaaaaaaaagttgaatagAAAAGGCAAATGGAAGAGGCGTGTAGATCACCTCACCAAAAACAGGGATAGGGAGGGAAGATGTAATGTAGCGTTGCAGAAGAGCATTATTtgccttttgttttgtttttgttagaAGGAATCATAGGGTTAAAGAAACAGAAAAGTGCCGCGGTTTTGTTTTTTTGCCCCCACGGTTACCACTGTAACGTAAATAAATCAAGTGTCGCGATTGGATCATGTGTGGtgctaaatttaattaataacaaCAATTTAGATCGGATGGACGTGGTCATAAACACTCATGTTAGTTCATGAGTTTATGTCACTGATTTGATGTTGGCCGGTCTTAGTTattctattaaaaaattttattgtaaatttagatagataattaaaaaaatttatatcttatctattttttaaattttatatttatgaataaattttcataaatttagaaaataaattttattcctGAACgttatagaggagagagaaaaaaaataaaaaaaactcataTATGGTATAGTAAAaaattgatacttaaatttaataaagtaattttttactttaaattatgtattttatataaaaaaaatctgtaTGAATACTCTTATCTCATCCAAAGATTTTATCGTAGATTTTAGATAGGAtagctaaaaaaaattaaaaaattttacatcAGCTATCCTATCAATtatctaaattttatatttatggatagtaaatatttaaatttaacgaATGAATTTTATTCCCTAAATattattaaggagagagaaaattaataaatatatatgatataatgaaaaataaatatataaatttaataaaataaattttttattttaaattatatattttggataGCAAGACCATATGGATTGATTGTCCATGATTTACTACCATGTTTCCCTGCTTTACATTACATACCGATAAAAAATAATTGGATCTGGCAAATCAGAcccattctatttttttttccccaCTTTTTTGAACCAAtcaatataaacatttattttacaggtgggttattaaaaattaatttcacaagaattaaaaaataatatttcaaactATTTGAAAGATGAAGGAAATCTTGAAGTTTGTTAGTCTGGTGAGGGTTTTATCGAAATTCTcatgaaattaataaaaaatacataaataatttttataatctaatttaattgaaaaaTGGAATTATTAAATTCGAATGGAATTGAAACAgtagcttaattaaaaaaatataatatttaacagagtaaataagtattattttactgAACCTAAATTGATTCATGAATAAAAAATTCTcaattattttaaatcaaatgGATGTATTTCTAAAAGCCTTTTACCCGTATATTTGAATGTAATAGCAAAAATTAAAAGTGgtcaatttttaaaaacttattaaatttatgaTAAGTTAATAGAAATACTCAATACTCAATACTCAATATCATTAAAATAACGAatcatttcaaattaaaattaatatatttttgaaaactttcttAATTAATGTATTCATATTCtgtaataatataaattattttaattgtgTAAAGGAGGATATAGtggaaatatattatttatttttaaaattatgaaagCTAAGATGGACCGTAAAGGTATTCCAAGCAAACGACGTACTGCTGACTAGATAATGATCTCAACGTTCGACCAGAAATAGCCAGATGAACAGCTACAATCTAAACGGTCGATGTCGTTTTTATATATCACACATACTTTTTAAACGTCCATTTTTCCTAGCGTTTTAATATACATCAATTTTAAACTTACGAGAAAAATACCTTTTTTTTACTGGCCAATCCATGCAGAACGATTCCTGTTAAGGTACCATTCCTGATTCCTACAAATCATAATTTTTCTCggaaaatctgaaaaacaaaagtGAAAATATTTCAACCTtcgagataaaaaaaaatagccatttaaatttaaaataaaactaattaaacattaatcaataaatttaatattcGAGTTGATATTTGCATGTAATACGCCTTGAGATCAACTTCCAACCTATGCAAAATATATCACGGGTTATTTGATCGATCTTATGTAAAGAATCacgatttaaaatataattaaaatttcacaTAAAAATCCGGaatttaaaagaataaaaaaataaaattataaggatTTAgactcaaaataaataatatcatattattatagagatatatgaatatattttttttaatataactgATCCTgcccgagcgctgagtcgacgaacactggggacgtggcacgctccgctgtctccgactgttgATGTAGATCTCCGGTGAACCTGTAAAGAAgacgagccgggaggggtttcccggcgacgatcctccgacgctcaagtcaggcaacgagaaatgagagaggcagcgtaactgtggtTACAGTGAGatcgcgcataccttcgtcgacgtctgggggtccttatatatgaccccggggggggggggggggggggcgggcaCACTTCTTGATGCGTGtccgcttccccaaacataccttaacgagtctgtgtcagaaaagtacccctgacgtcattccgcaatcgtccgagcatatcccggatgtgacggtggaaacttccgccgtatgatcctgtgtactgctcggccgccaactctgctgcttgtcggcggcagacgtctcgaggatgatgttatcccctgtctcctttatCCTCTTGCacctcctgtctgttccagggccgagcgattcggccgctcggcaggcatatcccTTCTGCCCggttgtaggtatcggtccgaccgggagtCCTCCCGGTCGTATGCTCGAATGAGATTGCTCATGCCTGTCTTTGTTGCCTCgtgcccggccgaacggacaaACCGCTCGGCCATGAAACCTTTTtatcttgagcatcggaaacccgacccctagtcgggttgtctttcattcggcggGGGGATTCACGGTCGGCATGTTCGTCCGGTCGGTCGACCTGCTtcgtccggtcggtcgggtctcagggttgaatctcttgacctttgacctccacgtgccgttgaccttccgccaacgaggatcccccgtccttaccaccggatcaataacAAATAGTATAGAGTCATGGTTTAGACTAGATACCATATATGATGACCCTGAATGAAGTTGTGGGAGGTCGGAAGTAGGTCGGGAAGATCGGATGCTAACGGGGAGGTCCGAAGCAGGCTAAGAGTGATCAGATAAGGATGCTCgcagggatacccaaatcatgaGATTAACGACAGTCCTTAATTAGTTTGAGTAAAAGATTATTGGGATATAATGAAAATTTTACATTGGAAAGATATAGAaaagatcatgaatttaaaaggatgtaagatatatTCATATTGATATGAGGTCTTTTGGATAAAGTTCGGacataaaattataagaatttaGACTCAAATTTGTAGAGATATGCGAATATTCTTTTGGATATAATAATCATTGTGTTGTTAATAAATAATATtcacaaataaaatttataaattatattcgtcaacaatttttttatcaatatagtaaataaataaataaataaaaattttaaaataaataaataaatttatatcatCAAATTTaacaataaatcaaataaatttaaaattttaaaattttcaaacaaataaatatttttaaactaagaGCCTAATAACATCTAAATGATCAAGCAAAGGTTGATACCAATGAAGTcgggaaaaaaataattatataatgaATTGttcaattttctaattttctctctACAAATGATTATGGGACGAATAGTATAAATACTCAAAATCCACATATaatatttgtcaaattaataatatctaattaaatcaaattcaaatcaaatgtaataataattaagttcattaaaaaaataactctaaatcaaaattaatcaatCATTTTAAACTCGATTGGATTTGGGGAAAACGTCAAAGAGAATCGAGATATAGATCAAAAGTAAGGTGAACGCAACCGAGAAAAACATTCGTGTTAAGTCCTCCAGTAACTGGCTGATTCATGTGAAATGCATGATGACAGAGGAGTTACGAAGCGTCAATATGACGTAGTTTGTTTTCTTGGAACTCTCACAATAGCCACGTGACAGATCAACCTCACAGTTCTTTTTACACATCAAAAGCAGGccgttcttgttttttttttcttaattttctttttcctttttatctGGTTATATTCTCTATTCTCCgtttgatgttaaaaatcatgaaattgtCTACCAAAAGATCATTCATCTCTCATTACATTTTTCTTACAGACTGTAATGAAGCCACAGCAATATGGGAGCATGCACTTGGTGCCAAGTGAACTTGAAATCCATATTTATCAAGAGTTTACATTAAGGATGTGTTTGGTTAAAAGTTATAATAGCTATAGAGTTTACATTAAGTTAGAGTTTACATTAAGGATACGTTTGGTTCGGAGCTCTCGACGTCGACTATATTTTAAAAGTCAACGTCGACTATATTTTAAAAGTCAAATAGCTATAGAACTAGACTCAATCTTCCTCCTCTTTTAGATTTTCCATCTGGTCTTTAAGGCCGACTTAACTAGAACACTAGCTAGAAAGGATCTAAAATGTCGACTGCTGGATAAGCAGCCGCGTGCTTCCAAATTTACCCGGGGATGAACGAGAGACGGTTACCCGCTTCCAGGATTAATTGAGCCAAGACCCATATAcctaaattataaatatatataaaaaaatcacatAATCTTTTCAAGGGTTTATATTATACCACACTAAAGGAACCTTGGAGGCACATGAAAACCAAATTTCCTAATCTTGCAACATTAAATCGAACGGGTCAAAACTATAATGTACACCTGAGTCACTTCTTGCATAACAAGAAATCAaagttaaaaatctattttaatccATAAAGCATCCTTATATTTACCAAAGTAATATGATAACAAAAATACTTCCTTTATAAAAACACACGTTAGCTTGCTGCTCCAGTCCTCCACAGCTCTTACAAGATGAGTGTTCAGATGCTCCAAGACTTTGCAGGATGACATAGCAAGTTATTTCAAATTACTATGAAAGAAAAAGGTCAACTCTTACCCACTGAAAATGGAACAAGCTTAACAAAAACTTGATGGAAAACAGACCTACAAGGACATTAATGATACAGAACATCACAGGGTAACTCCATAGATCAGATCAGGTCAGCAACGTTGGAAGGCAGCTCCTCAATCACCACGTTGTAGAACTTCTGGATATCAAACAACATCCTCTCATCATCGCGGTTAACAAAGTTTATGGCGACACCCTTTCTTCCAAATCGCCCACTTCGCCCAATCCTGTGGAGATAGTTCTCTGGCTGAGTCGGTAGATCATAGTTTATGACCAGAGAGACTTGCTGGACATCAATACCACGAGCAAGAAGATCGGTTGTGATGAGCACTCTTGATGAGCCGGAACGGAATTCACGCATGATGATGTCCCTGGTGTTTTGGTCCATGTCACCATGTGTGGCCGAGACAGTATGATCTCTGCTTCTCATATTGTCAGTCAGCCAGTCGACCTTGCGTCGGGTATTAACAAAGATGACACTTTGAGTGATGGCCAATGTCTCGTAAAGGTCACAAAGGGTATCAAGTTTCCATTCTTCCTTCTCAACATTCACATAGAACTGCTTAATACCCTCCAGTGTAAGTTCATCTCGCTTCACAAGAATTCTAACAGGTTTGTTCATGAATTTCCTGGTAATCTCCAGGGCCTCAGGTGGCATTGTGGCAGAAAAGACCCCCACTTGGATTTTCGAAGGAAGTAGTTGGAAGATATCATATATCTGATGTAGAAAAAAATGAATACAGtcaatttttttgttaaaaaaaggtGATTTTAATGTTTCCACATCTTATAGCAATATAATTGATCCTACTGAAGACAATGAATTCATGGCAGAAAATATACCAAAAGACATTAAGAAAAATGACTAACTTTTTTGCTAGGATTTATTATATATTATCCTAATTTTATACTTATATTTAAAGGCAAAGATGGGACCACTAACATAGGAAAAAAGATATTAGTATTCATACTTCATTCGACTGACAAAAGGGTTAAACCAGTAACCAGATAATCTTAGTAGAAGCTCACCTACCAGTAAAATACTTTAAAACAATCTTAACGTCTGATAAAATATCTATGTTGGCTAATAAACAACAGAGAATTGTCCACTTCGGAAATTATATGGCTGGCTATATGCAAGACACATTAAGGGAAGTAGCAAAATTAACACTTGTGAAATAATGGAAAGCACATTCTACatcatttcaatctacaaattTGCAATATTTAGCAGtaaatgcaaaacacgaaccacaAATCATAAGCATTAAATTCTAGTCCTCACCAGAATCACCAAATGAAACTTTTGAGAACAAAATGATCAGATAAAACATTTAGACAATGTAAAGAATTTTGATCAGATAAAACTAGATACTGTATTCCTTTGACTGCTAAGGTTGCAAGGTAAGTGCGC includes these proteins:
- the LOC122038105 gene encoding eukaryotic initiation factor 4A-like, with protein sequence MAGLATEGSQFDSRQYDAKMNELLNADGQDFFTSYDEVCESFDDMGLQENLLRGIYAYGFEKPSAIQQRGIVPFCKGLDVIQQAQSGTGKTATFCSGILQQLDYGLIQCQALVLAPTRELAQQIEKVMRSLGDYLGVKVHACVGGTSVREDQRILSSGVHVVVGTPGRVFDMLRRQSLRPDCIKMFVLDEADEMLSRGFKDQIYDIFQLLPSKIQVGVFSATMPPEALEITRKFMNKPVRILVKRDELTLEGIKQFYVNVEKEEWKLDTLCDLYETLAITQSVIFVNTRRKVDWLTDNMRSRDHTVSATHGDMDQNTRDIIMREFRSGSSRVLITTDLLARGIDVQQVSLVINYDLPTQPENYLHRIGRSGRFGRKGVAINFVNRDDERMLFDIQKFYNVVIEELPSNVADLI